A portion of the Bacteroides faecium genome contains these proteins:
- a CDS encoding nucleoside deaminase — translation MTKEELMRKAIELSKENIENGGGPFGAVIATKEGEIVATGVNRVTSSCDPTAHAEVSAIRAAAAKLGTFNLSGYEIYTSCEPCPMCLGAIYWARLDKMYYGNNKTDAKDIGFDDSFIYDELELKPENRKLPSEILLHNEALTAFKAWAAKEDKIEY, via the coding sequence ATGACAAAAGAAGAATTAATGCGGAAAGCAATCGAGCTTTCTAAGGAGAACATTGAAAATGGTGGTGGCCCTTTCGGCGCTGTGATTGCTACGAAAGAGGGGGAAATAGTTGCAACGGGTGTGAACCGCGTTACTTCATCTTGCGACCCTACTGCTCACGCTGAAGTGAGTGCCATACGTGCCGCGGCTGCGAAGCTCGGAACTTTCAATCTTAGCGGATATGAAATATATACTTCCTGCGAGCCTTGTCCGATGTGTCTGGGTGCTATCTATTGGGCACGACTGGACAAGATGTATTATGGCAATAATAAGACGGATGCCAAAGATATCGGTTTTGATGACTCTTTTATTTATGACGAACTGGAACTTAAACCTGAAAACAGAAAACTCCCCTCTGAAATCTTACTACACAATGAAGCCCTTACTGCCTTCAAAGCCTGGGCGGCCAAAGAAGACAAGATAGAATATTAA
- a CDS encoding flavodoxin, with protein MKKIGLFYAAKAEKTSWVAEKIQQEFGEGKIEVVPIEQAWENDFAAYNCFIVGASTWFDGELPTYWDELLPELRTMDLKGKKVAVFGLGDQIRYPENFADGIGLLAEVFEGDGATLVGFTSSEGYTFERSKALRGDHWCGLVIDLDNQSEQAKKKIKDWCEQVKKEFK; from the coding sequence ATGAAAAAGATAGGTTTATTTTATGCAGCGAAGGCTGAAAAGACGAGTTGGGTAGCAGAGAAGATTCAGCAGGAATTTGGTGAAGGTAAGATAGAAGTAGTACCCATAGAACAAGCCTGGGAGAATGATTTTGCCGCTTATAATTGTTTTATAGTCGGCGCTTCCACCTGGTTTGACGGCGAACTTCCCACCTATTGGGACGAACTGTTGCCGGAACTTCGTACAATGGATTTAAAAGGAAAGAAAGTGGCTGTTTTCGGTTTGGGCGACCAGATACGTTATCCCGAAAACTTTGCGGATGGTATCGGACTGCTGGCGGAAGTTTTCGAAGGGGATGGGGCTACCTTGGTAGGTTTCACTTCTTCCGAAGGATATACTTTCGAGCGTTCCAAAGCATTGCGCGGCGATCATTGGTGCGGATTGGTTATTGACTTGGATAATCAGTCGGAACAGGCGAAAAAGAAAATCAAGGATTGGTGTGAGCAGGTGAAGAAGGAGTTCAAGTAA
- a CDS encoding fimbrillin family protein translates to MKKNLLFFLAASCLFSCQQQDEQQEPSKKAFSFSASIDNESITDALTRSSSTLSLPAKSSFSDGDIISMSASEQDYLPFTIGMENPAWDVIDTDAEAVTFYAHYPELSDDVATRSFGSRYRGITGGKEFLFGMTQAAKGSWNVALKFKRMTVPVILLDEKRQPYEGNAIVKLFLKNKGVQDLFNGKIEADKDAKPEYINIRKISEGILTNLLPQRIKAGETIGTVIVDDKEEPIIVDKDIELTPDTPIAISLYRGRGIIDERTPLRR, encoded by the coding sequence ATGAAGAAAAACCTTCTCTTTTTTTTAGCGGCATCATGCCTGTTTAGTTGTCAGCAACAAGATGAACAACAAGAACCCAGCAAGAAAGCTTTCAGCTTTTCTGCTTCTATCGACAATGAAAGTATCACTGATGCTCTTACACGTAGTAGCAGCACTCTTTCTCTTCCTGCAAAAAGTAGTTTCTCGGATGGAGATATCATCTCGATGTCTGCTTCCGAGCAGGATTATCTACCGTTTACCATAGGTATGGAGAACCCAGCCTGGGATGTGATAGATACGGATGCGGAAGCTGTTACTTTTTATGCTCATTATCCCGAATTGTCCGATGATGTTGCTACACGTTCGTTCGGTAGCCGTTATCGTGGTATTACAGGTGGTAAAGAGTTTTTGTTCGGAATGACACAAGCTGCCAAAGGTTCCTGGAACGTTGCTCTTAAATTCAAGCGAATGACGGTGCCCGTTATCCTGCTTGATGAGAAGAGACAACCGTATGAAGGTAATGCAATCGTTAAGCTTTTCCTGAAGAATAAAGGTGTACAAGACCTGTTCAATGGTAAAATCGAAGCAGACAAGGATGCAAAACCTGAATACATTAACATCCGGAAAATATCGGAAGGTATCCTGACTAACCTGCTCCCACAACGGATTAAGGCCGGCGAGACGATAGGAACGGTTATCGTAGATGATAAGGAAGAGCCTATTATCGTGGATAAGGATATCGAGTTAACTCCCGATACTCCTATTGCCATCAGCCTTTACAGAGGTCGTGGTATTATTGACGAACGGACTCCATTGCGCAGATAA
- a CDS encoding OmpP1/FadL family transporter: MKKIIAVACALCFVAGVSAQTIYDAAKLAERDLNGTARFVGMGGAMGALGGDISTMGTNPAGIGIYRSNDIMTSFSYSAYGTESKYLGQTFNNDKNQWSFDNIGFVFASKIGNQTALRYVNFGFNYKRTKSFYKNMTMGGLMGAVDDKIFVSQVNQMGQQATDVVSYDRENYDFGNSDAYNNNRLGWLGIMGYQGYLTNSVRDDNGYDRYVPVVPDEAEAYFNSNEKGGISQYDFNVALNVNDRVYLGLTIGAYDVNYKKTTLYDEDYGNGEGYELASFNRIKGSGVDVKFGAIFRPFESSPFRIGFAIHTPAFYNLTYENGASMTSDVYLKEVQDDNKTFYVRDDKPGKDAITTRKSFDANDGRRIEQDFRLSTPWRFNASLGYTVGTSLALGAEYEYEDYSSMKFSYPEGDEMVDQNSTIKDFMKGVHTFRIGAEYKVIPEFAFRLGYNYSTTAFKEDDAYKWIPANSTLTDTDFANSQSHSNYTIGIGYRGKAFYADLAYQYSMYKEKFYPFYNDLETSPGVWEIVTPQATKVTNTRSQVLLTLGLRF, from the coding sequence ATGAAAAAGATAATCGCAGTTGCTTGCGCCTTGTGTTTTGTCGCAGGTGTCAGTGCACAGACAATATATGATGCAGCGAAGTTGGCAGAGCGAGACTTGAATGGAACCGCCCGTTTTGTAGGTATGGGCGGGGCGATGGGCGCTTTGGGTGGTGATATTTCTACGATGGGGACTAACCCTGCCGGTATCGGTATTTATCGTAGTAATGACATCATGACCTCTTTCAGCTATTCTGCTTACGGTACGGAGAGCAAATACTTGGGACAGACTTTTAATAATGATAAGAACCAATGGTCGTTTGATAACATAGGCTTTGTGTTCGCTTCCAAAATAGGAAATCAGACGGCATTGCGTTATGTGAACTTTGGCTTTAACTATAAGCGCACCAAGTCTTTCTATAAGAATATGACAATGGGCGGATTGATGGGAGCCGTAGATGATAAGATTTTTGTATCTCAGGTTAATCAGATGGGGCAACAGGCTACAGACGTTGTATCATATGATAGAGAGAACTATGATTTTGGTAATTCTGACGCTTATAATAATAATCGACTTGGTTGGTTGGGAATTATGGGATACCAAGGTTATCTGACAAATTCAGTCCGGGATGATAATGGTTATGATAGATACGTTCCTGTAGTCCCAGATGAGGCTGAAGCTTATTTCAACTCCAATGAAAAAGGGGGAATCAGTCAGTATGACTTTAATGTCGCGCTAAATGTGAACGATCGTGTTTATTTAGGATTAACGATTGGTGCATACGATGTGAATTATAAGAAAACCACTCTATATGATGAAGATTATGGAAATGGTGAAGGTTATGAATTGGCTTCATTCAATCGTATTAAAGGATCGGGAGTAGATGTGAAGTTTGGTGCAATTTTCCGTCCGTTTGAGTCTTCTCCTTTCCGCATTGGTTTTGCGATACATACACCTGCATTTTATAATTTGACATACGAGAATGGTGCAAGTATGACCTCGGATGTTTACTTGAAAGAAGTACAAGATGACAATAAGACATTTTATGTACGTGACGATAAGCCTGGTAAAGATGCTATTACAACCAGAAAGTCTTTTGATGCAAATGATGGAAGAAGGATAGAACAGGATTTCCGCCTGTCTACTCCGTGGAGATTTAATGCGAGTTTGGGTTATACGGTTGGCACTTCTTTAGCATTGGGAGCCGAGTATGAATATGAAGATTATTCATCTATGAAATTCAGTTATCCTGAAGGAGATGAAATGGTAGATCAGAATAGTACGATTAAAGACTTCATGAAAGGTGTACATACATTCCGTATCGGTGCTGAGTATAAAGTAATACCTGAGTTTGCCTTCCGTTTAGGTTATAATTACAGTACTACTGCTTTTAAAGAAGATGATGCTTATAAGTGGATACCGGCTAATTCTACTTTGACAGATACAGACTTTGCAAATTCCCAGTCGCATAGTAATTATACAATCGGAATAGGATATCGTGGAAAGGCCTTTTATGCTGATTTAGCTTATCAATATTCTATGTATAAAGAGAAGTTCTACCCATTTTATAATGACTTGGAAACTTCACCGGGAGTTTGGGAAATAGTAACTCCGCAAGCAACCAAAGTAACCAATACACGTAGTCAAGTACTATTAACATTAGGTTTACGCTTCTAA
- the prmA gene encoding 50S ribosomal protein L11 methyltransferase produces the protein MKYFEFTFHTNPCTETVNDVLAAVLGEVGFESFVECESGLTAYIQQSLYDETAIKIAITEFPLPDTEITFTYAEAEDKDWNEEWEKNFFQPIIIGDRCVIHSTFHQDVPKAEYDIVINPQMAFGTGHHETTSLIIEELLDSELKDKSLLDMGCGTSILAILARMRGARPCTAIDIDEWCVRNSIENIELNHVDDIAVFQGDASSLTGKGPFDVIIANINRNILLNDMKHYVACMHPGSELYMSGFYVDDITVIREEAEKNGLTYVHYKEKNRWAEVKFVYKA, from the coding sequence ATGAAGTATTTTGAGTTCACATTCCATACCAATCCTTGCACTGAAACAGTTAATGACGTACTGGCTGCCGTGCTCGGCGAAGTAGGATTCGAGAGTTTTGTTGAATGTGAAAGCGGGTTGACCGCCTATATCCAACAATCATTATATGACGAAACCGCTATTAAGATTGCAATCACCGAGTTCCCCCTGCCCGATACGGAAATCACATTTACCTATGCAGAAGCGGAAGACAAGGACTGGAACGAGGAATGGGAAAAGAATTTCTTCCAGCCGATTATCATTGGTGACCGTTGTGTGATTCACAGCACTTTCCATCAGGACGTACCTAAAGCGGAATATGATATTGTCATTAACCCGCAAATGGCTTTCGGAACAGGACATCACGAAACAACAAGCCTTATCATTGAGGAACTGCTGGATAGCGAGTTGAAAGATAAATCTCTGCTCGATATGGGGTGCGGCACTTCAATTCTCGCCATCCTTGCACGAATGAGAGGTGCGCGTCCGTGTACGGCTATCGACATTGACGAATGGTGTGTGCGAAACTCTATCGAAAACATTGAACTGAATCATGTAGATGATATTGCCGTTTTTCAAGGAGACGCTTCGTCCCTTACCGGGAAAGGTCCGTTTGATGTTATTATTGCCAATATCAACCGGAATATTCTGTTGAATGACATGAAACACTATGTTGCCTGTATGCATCCGGGGTCTGAATTGTATATGAGCGGATTCTATGTAGATGACATTACAGTTATTCGTGAGGAAGCGGAAAAGAACGGATTGACTTACGTTCATTACAAAGAGAAGAACCGTTGGGCAGAGGTGAAGTTTGTTTATAAAGCCTGA
- a CDS encoding alpha-ketoacid dehydrogenase subunit alpha/beta: MKKYDIKNTDVETLKKWYHLMALGRALDEKAPSYQLQSLGWSYHAPYAGHDGIQLAVGQVFTLGEDFLFPYYRDMLTVLSAGMTPEEIILNGISKATDPGSGGRHMSNHFAKPEWHIENISSATGTHDLHAAGVARAMVYYGHKGVAITSHGESATSEGFVYEAINGASLERLPVIFVIQDNGYGISVPKSEQTANRKVAENFSGFKNLKIIYCNGKDVFDSMNAMTEAREYAISTRNPVIVQANCVRIGSHSNSDKHTLYRDENELEYVKEADPLMKFRRMLLRYKRLTEEELQQIEAAAKKELSAANRKALAAPDPDPKSIYDFVMPEPYQPQKYKDGTHEAEGEKTFMVNAINETLKSEFRHNPDTFIWGQDVANKEKGGVFNVTKGMQQEFGDSRVFSAPIAEDYIVGTANGMSRFDPKIHVVIEGAEFADYFWPAVEQYVECTHEYWRSNGKFAPNITLRLASGGYIGGGLYHSQNIEGALTTLPGARIVCPSFADDAAGLLRTSIRSKGFTLFLEPKALYNSVEAAAVVPEDFEVPFGKARIRREGTDLSIITYGNTTHFCLHAAERLEKEGGWKVEVIDIRSLIPLDKEAIFESVKKTSKVLVVHEDKVFSGFGAELAAMIGGEMFRYLDGPVQRVGSTFTPVGFNPILEKEILPDEAKIYEAARKLLEY; the protein is encoded by the coding sequence ATGAAAAAGTATGATATAAAAAATACAGATGTCGAAACCCTGAAGAAGTGGTATCATCTGATGGCATTGGGACGCGCCCTGGACGAAAAGGCTCCATCTTACCAGTTGCAATCTTTAGGTTGGTCTTACCATGCACCCTATGCGGGGCATGATGGTATCCAACTGGCGGTCGGGCAAGTCTTTACTCTCGGAGAAGACTTCCTGTTTCCCTACTACCGGGATATGCTGACCGTACTCTCCGCCGGAATGACTCCGGAAGAGATTATCCTGAACGGTATTTCCAAAGCGACAGACCCCGGAAGCGGCGGACGTCATATGTCGAACCATTTCGCCAAACCGGAATGGCACATCGAAAACATTTCTTCCGCGACGGGAACACATGACCTTCATGCGGCAGGCGTAGCCAGAGCGATGGTCTATTACGGACATAAAGGAGTTGCCATCACTTCTCACGGAGAATCGGCTACATCCGAAGGTTTTGTCTATGAAGCTATCAATGGTGCCAGCCTTGAACGTCTTCCGGTGATTTTTGTCATTCAGGATAACGGTTACGGCATCTCTGTTCCCAAATCGGAACAGACTGCCAACCGCAAGGTAGCGGAAAACTTTTCCGGCTTCAAGAACCTGAAAATCATCTATTGCAATGGAAAAGATGTATTCGATTCGATGAACGCCATGACCGAAGCCCGCGAATATGCCATCAGTACCCGTAATCCGGTGATTGTACAGGCGAATTGTGTCCGTATCGGTTCTCATTCCAATTCCGACAAGCATACCCTTTACCGGGATGAAAACGAACTGGAATACGTAAAGGAAGCTGACCCTTTGATGAAATTCCGCCGGATGCTGCTTCGCTATAAGCGTCTGACTGAAGAAGAACTGCAACAAATAGAAGCGGCAGCCAAAAAAGAATTGTCTGCTGCCAACCGGAAGGCTTTGGCTGCTCCCGACCCTGACCCTAAAAGCATCTACGATTTCGTAATGCCCGAACCTTATCAACCACAGAAGTACAAAGACGGTACGCATGAGGCAGAAGGCGAAAAGACCTTCATGGTCAACGCCATTAATGAAACATTGAAATCCGAATTCCGTCACAATCCTGATACTTTTATTTGGGGGCAGGACGTAGCGAATAAGGAAAAAGGCGGTGTATTTAATGTGACGAAGGGGATGCAGCAGGAGTTTGGTGACTCCCGTGTATTCAGTGCGCCGATAGCCGAAGATTATATTGTAGGTACAGCCAACGGAATGAGTCGCTTTGACCCTAAAATTCATGTAGTAATAGAAGGGGCGGAGTTTGCCGATTACTTTTGGCCTGCCGTCGAGCAATATGTAGAATGTACGCATGAGTATTGGCGCAGCAATGGTAAGTTTGCTCCGAACATCACTTTGCGTCTGGCTTCCGGCGGCTATATCGGTGGCGGACTTTATCATTCCCAAAATATAGAAGGCGCTTTGACGACTTTGCCGGGAGCACGTATCGTCTGTCCTTCCTTTGCGGATGATGCAGCCGGATTGCTCCGTACCAGTATTCGCTCCAAAGGATTCACTTTATTTCTCGAACCGAAGGCATTGTATAACTCCGTAGAAGCGGCTGCCGTTGTGCCGGAAGACTTTGAAGTACCTTTCGGTAAAGCGCGTATCCGTCGGGAAGGAACAGATTTAAGTATTATCACGTATGGCAATACCACCCATTTCTGTCTGCACGCAGCGGAACGATTGGAGAAAGAGGGCGGCTGGAAAGTGGAAGTCATCGACATTCGTTCTTTGATTCCGTTGGATAAGGAAGCTATCTTTGAGTCGGTGAAGAAGACGAGTAAAGTGTTGGTTGTCCATGAGGATAAAGTATTCTCCGGCTTTGGTGCGGAACTTGCCGCAATGATTGGCGGAGAGATGTTCCGTTATTTGGACGGGCCTGTGCAACGTGTAGGTTCTACATTTACCCCTGTCGGCTTTAACCCGATTCTTGAAAAAGAGATTCTGCCGGATGAGGCTAAAATCTATGAAGCCGCCAGGAAATTATTAGAATATTAA
- the ltrA gene encoding group II intron reverse transcriptase/maturase: MKKQQMGGVKTKCASSTRNASGWNSIDWNRCERKVRKLQVRIAKAQKEKRYNKVQALQHLLVISFGAKALAVKRVTSNKGKRTSGVDKVKWATPTDKLNAIRSLKRRGYRPSPLKRVYIAKSNGKKRPLGIPTMRDRAMQALYLMALEPITETTADDNSYGFRKYRGTADAIDALHRWLSRDCSPQWILEGDIKGCFDHISHEWLLGNVRTDKTVLRKWLKCGVVFNKLLIPTVEGTPQGGIISPTLANTTLDGMEKLLEERYAKKYMNGKLYYPKVHLVRYADDFCVTADKRKTLEEIKALLNDFLAERGLTLSQEKTKITHVKDGFDFLGFNIRKYNGTLLIKPSKKSQKRFTEKLHDIIFSHKSVSQQVLIEELNPVLRGWGNYYKHVVSKRVFSKTDHILTLQLKRWSYRRHTNKSRKWIKDKYFIKIGSRDWMFGFNYEDCDKKYTFVLLKLADISIERYIKIKKEANPFDTTWDAYFERRQKKGWRVRSAKVDTLSESALIM; encoded by the coding sequence ATGAAGAAACAGCAAATGGGCGGAGTGAAAACGAAGTGTGCGTCTTCAACCAGAAACGCAAGCGGATGGAACAGTATTGACTGGAACAGATGCGAACGCAAGGTACGAAAGCTGCAAGTCCGCATAGCAAAGGCTCAGAAAGAAAAGAGATATAACAAGGTGCAAGCCCTGCAACATCTCTTGGTTATCTCTTTTGGAGCCAAGGCATTGGCTGTAAAACGAGTGACATCCAATAAAGGAAAACGAACATCGGGAGTGGATAAAGTAAAATGGGCTACTCCTACAGATAAGCTGAACGCAATTCGTTCTTTGAAAAGACGTGGGTATCGTCCCAGTCCGCTGAAAAGAGTGTATATCGCCAAAAGTAACGGGAAGAAACGTCCGCTGGGAATACCGACCATGAGGGACAGAGCCATGCAGGCGCTTTATCTGATGGCGTTAGAACCCATAACAGAAACAACGGCAGACGACAATTCTTACGGTTTCCGTAAGTACCGTGGCACCGCCGATGCGATAGATGCCCTGCATAGATGGTTAAGCAGAGATTGTTCCCCACAGTGGATACTGGAAGGAGACATCAAGGGATGCTTCGACCACATCAGTCATGAATGGCTTCTCGGTAACGTACGAACTGACAAGACCGTACTCAGGAAGTGGCTCAAATGTGGTGTGGTATTCAATAAATTGCTTATCCCCACCGTGGAGGGCACTCCGCAAGGAGGCATCATCTCCCCGACCTTGGCGAACACCACGCTGGACGGAATGGAAAAGCTGCTGGAAGAAAGATATGCCAAAAAGTATATGAATGGAAAGTTATACTATCCGAAAGTGCATCTTGTAAGGTATGCCGATGATTTTTGTGTCACGGCAGATAAACGGAAGACACTGGAAGAGATTAAGGCATTGCTGAACGACTTTCTGGCAGAAAGGGGATTGACACTCTCGCAGGAGAAGACGAAGATTACGCATGTGAAAGACGGTTTTGACTTTTTAGGCTTTAATATCCGGAAATACAACGGAACATTATTAATCAAGCCATCGAAGAAGAGTCAGAAACGGTTCACAGAGAAGCTGCATGATATTATATTTAGTCATAAATCGGTATCACAGCAGGTTTTGATAGAAGAACTCAACCCCGTATTAAGAGGCTGGGGAAACTATTACAAACATGTAGTATCAAAGCGAGTGTTCAGCAAGACAGACCACATCTTGACCTTACAGTTAAAGAGATGGTCATATAGAAGGCATACAAACAAGTCGAGGAAATGGATAAAGGACAAATACTTTATTAAGATAGGTTCAAGAGACTGGATGTTTGGCTTTAATTATGAGGATTGCGATAAAAAGTATACCTTTGTATTATTGAAGTTGGCAGACATATCGATTGAACGGTACATTAAGATAAAGAAAGAAGCCAATCCATTTGACACAACTTGGGATGCCTACTTTGAAAGACGACAAAAGAAAGGTTGGCGGGTTCGTTCCGCGAAAGTGGATACTTTATCGGAAAGCGCATTAATAATGTGA